From Nicotiana tabacum cultivar K326 chromosome 22, ASM71507v2, whole genome shotgun sequence, one genomic window encodes:
- the LOC142175770 gene encoding uncharacterized protein LOC142175770: MGPFQKKGLIDRYKRRLNIETAYTNINGQIWLFFDAVVEWELVEDTEQHVTVRVFHYDLGQHMMMTFVYAKYSTMERLDLWDHLYYLASDMELPWLVGGDFNVILHEDEKIGGLPVHPPEYEDFAFCVNSCGLFEQGYKGSSFIWWNGRSNAECIFKRLDRIFVNFPFQNMLPTIEVEHLIRTGSDHAPLLMTCGTKHAIIIDVVRQNWEADFIGDQFLMFKQNIKRVKAALLKWNRETFDDIFKQLDILEDIVRVKEMLFEKEPTTENRIVLQKAQSELKKYLNIEEQYWRQKAGMTWFAEGDRNTSFFHNHVIGKRKKLQLKRIKSGSGVWIEDQEQLATAAVDFYQKQFTNEGDASEFPLLNNIATIEEVRAAIFELSGESASGPDGFTGLFYQTCWDVIGADIHNMVLHFYGGAALPKSITHTNLVLLPKKPRVETFSDLRPISLSNFINKVLSRMLHDRLEIFLPSLIAPNQSGFVKGRSIFENILLTQEIITDIRLRGKPTNVVIKLDMAKAYDRVSWKYLLYVLRKMGFSEHFINMVWNLMSNNWYSVLVNGQSSGFFKSTRGVKQGDPLSPAFFILSAEVLSRSLNKLFEDKSFMGFGMPKWSDSLNHLAYADDTIIFASAHPPSLSKIMAVLGNYEKISGQMINKDKSSYYMYSKVANGLFQAVGAITGFARGKFPFTYLGCPIFYTRRKRDYYEDLIKKVKAKLHSWKEKLLSFGGKTTLISSVLQSMPVHMLSVLDPPNSILGHLHKTFARFFWSTKEEGRSRHWASWQNLCLPKEEGGLGFRSLNDVSRALFAKLWWRFRTTKSLWSNFMCNKYCKKEPPTMVHFRVGSHVWRQMLNTREEVEHKIVWELKSGTTNIWHENWTGLGALYHVLPEDFPINEGLQEVAELRQGETWDDQLLDQTFNEEIAEHIRLNVHYEGSEGYWDKPYWMPTPSGKFSVSSAWQILRHKGDPNKEFKLIWIKGLPFKISFFLWRLWRQKIATDDMWRRQGQMLPCHGWYKCNIDGASKGNSGPSSPGFCVRDDEGDVVYARAVDVGVTTNVVAEAKAILQELEHYVEHDFHPPIMETDSLVLVGMDLSLQDHKKAHSQRLAFALQSLLKARSFLAFALYYLSKFRTFGVFIISELTLRSEEVGAAVEAWPVGIFSLVILVNCDTNE; this comes from the exons ATGGGGCCTTTTCAAAAGAAGGGACTCATTGATAGATATAAAAGGAGGTTGAATATAGAGACTGCTTATACAAATATTAATGGGCAAATATGGTTGTTCTTCGATGCAGTGGTGGAATGGGAATTAGTGGAGGATACTGAGCAACATGTGACTGTGAGAGTGTTTCACTATGACCTGGGGCAGCACATGATGATgacatttgtttatgcaaaatattcaaCAATGGAGAGGTTGGATTTGTGGGATCACTTGTATTATTTAGCAAGTGATATGGAATTACCATGGTtggtaggaggggatttcaatgtgaTATTGCATGAAGATGAGAAAATAGGGGGACTTCCAGTACACCCTCCTGAATATGAGGATTTTGCATTTTGTGTAAACTCTTGTGGTTTGTTTGAGCAAGGGTACAAAGGAAGTTCATTCATATGGTGGAATGGGAGATCCAATGCTGAGTGTATATTCAAGAGATTGGAtaggatttttgtgaattttccatTTCAGAACATGTTGCCAACTATTGAAGTTGAGCATCTAATCAGAACTGGATCAGATCATGCACCATTGCTAATGACATGTGGG ACAAAGCATGCTATAATTATAGATGTGGTGAGGCAAAATTGGGAAGCTGATTTCATAGGGGATCAATTTTTGATGTTCAAGCAGAATATCAAGAGGGTGAAGGCAGCACTCTTAAAATGGAATAGGGAAACATTTGATGATATCTTCAAGCAATTGGATATTTTGGAGGACATTGTTAGGGTAAAGGAGATGTTGTTTGAAAAAGAGCCTACAACTGAGAATAGGATTGTGCTTCAAAAGGCTCAATCTGAATTGAAGAAATACTTGAATATTGAGGAGCAGTATTGGAGGCAAAAAGCTGGGATGACTTGGTTTGCTGAAGGAGATAGGAATACAAGTTTCTTTCACAACCATGTCATtggcaaaagaaaaaaattgcaaCTGAAGAGGATCAAAAGTGGCAGTGGGGTATGGATTGAAGACCAGGAGCAATTGGCTACAGCTGCAGTGGACTTCTATCAAAAACAGTTCACAAATGAAGGTGATGCTTCTGAATTTCCCTTGCTCAATAAT ATTGCCACAATTGAAGAAGTAAGGGCAGCAATTTTTGAGCTTAGTGGGGAGAGTGCTAGTGGCCCCGATGGATTCACTGGCTTGTTTTATCAAacatgctgggatgttattggtgCTGATATACACAACATGGTGCTACACTTCTATGGAGGAGCTGCATTGCCTAAATCCATCACTCACACCAATCTAGTGTTGCTGCCCAAGAAACCTAGAGTTGAGACCTTCTCTGACTTAAGACCTATTAGTTTGAGCAACTTCATTAACAAGGTTTTGTCTAGGATGTTACATGACAGATTGGAGATTTTTTTGCCATCTCTAATAGCTCCTAATCAATCCGGATTTGTAAAGGGTAGGAGTATATTTGAGAACATCTTATTGACTCAAGAAATTATCACTGACATAAGGTTAAGGGGAAAGCCAACTAATGTGGTGATCAAGCTTGATATGGCTAAGGCCTATGATAGGGTCTCATGGAAGTACTTATTGTATGTGCTAAGGAAGATGGGATTTTCTGAACACTTCATCAACATGGTGTGGAACTTGATGTCAAATAACTGGTATTCAGTATTGGTGAATGGGCAGTCCTCAGGGTTCTTTAAGTCGACAAGGGGTGTGAAACAAGGGGATCCCCTATCTCCAGCATTTTTCATTCTGTCAGCTGAGGTACTTTCCAGGTCTTTGAATAAGCTTTTTGAAGACAAGTCATTTATGGGATTTGGAATGCCTAAGTGGTCTGATTCTTTAAACCACTTGGCGTATGCTGATGATACGATAATCTTTGCATCTGCTCATCCTCCCTCTTTGAGCAAGATTATGGCAGTGTTGGGGAACTATGAGAAGATATCAGGTCAGATGATCaacaaagataagagttcatactaCATGTATTCAAAGGTTGCTAATGGATTGTTTCAGGCAGTTGGAGCTATTACAGGATTTGCAAGAGGTAAATTCCCCTTCACATATCTAGGGTGTCCTATTTTTTACACTAGAAGGAAGAGGGACTATTATGAGGAtcttatcaagaaggtgaaggctaAATTGCATTCATGGAAAGAAAAACTGTTGTCATTTGGAGGAAAGACAACACTCATCTCTAGTGTGTTGCAAAGTATGCCAGTTCACATGTTATCAGTCCTTGATCCACCAAACAGCATCCTGGGGCATCTACATAAGACTTTTGCTAGGTTCTTTTGGAGCACAAAGGAAGAAGGGAGAAGCAGACACTGGGCTTCATGGCAAAATCTTTGCCTTCCTAAAGAGGAAGGGGGGCTAGGTTTTAGGTCCTTAAATGATGTCTCAAGGGCACTGTTTGCTAAACTATGGTGgaggtttaggaccacaaaatctTTGTGGTCTAATTTCATGTGTAATAAGTATTGCAAGAAGGAGCCACCAACTATGGTGCATTTTAGGGTAGGGTCTCATGTTTGGAGACAAATGCTGAATACTAGGGAAGAAGTAGAACATAAGATCGTATGGGAATTGAAGAGTGGAACAACTAATATTTGGCATGAAAATTGGACTGGATTGGGTGcactttatcatgtattacctGAAGACTTTCCAATCAATGAAGGTCTTCAGGAGGTGGCAGAACTGCGGCAAGGGGAAACATGGGATGATCAGCTGCTAGATCAAACTTTCAATGAGGAAATTGCAGAACATATAAGGCTAAATGTGCACTATGAAGGCAGTGAGGGATATTGGGATAAGCCATACTGGATGCCAACTCCTTCAGGCAAGTTCAGTGTTAGCAGTGCTTGGCAAATATTAAGGCATAAGGGAGATCCTAATAAGGAATTCAAGTTAATATGGATTAAAGGTTTGCCattcaagatatccttcttcttgTGGAGATTGTGGAGGCAGAAAATAGCCACCGATGACATGTGGAGGAGGCAAGGGCAAATG CTTCCTTGTCATGGTTGGTACAAATGTAATATTGATGGAGCTTCAAAGGGCAATTCTGGACCTAGCTCCCCAGGCTTTTGTGTGAGGGATGATGAAGGTGATGTGGTATATGCTAGGGCAGTAGACGTGGGAGTGACAACTAATGTGGTGGCTGAAGCTAAGGCTATtcttcaagagttggaacattaTGTGGAGCATGATTTTCACCCTCCCATAATGGAGACTGAttcattg GTTCTAGTAGGGATGGATCTGAGCTTACAAGATCACAAAAAGGCACATTCTCAAAGgctggcctttgccttgcaaagtCTGCTTAAAGCTAGATCattcctggcttttgcctt ATATTATCTGTCCAAGTTTAGAACCTTTGGGGTATTTATAATCTCAGAGCTCACATTGCGTAGTGAAGAAGTTGGTGCTGCTGTTGAAGCTTGGCCTGTTGGTATTTTTAGTCTTGTTATTTTG GTTAATTGTGACACTAATGaataa